Proteins encoded within one genomic window of Argiope bruennichi chromosome 7, qqArgBrue1.1, whole genome shotgun sequence:
- the LOC129974974 gene encoding hepatoma-derived growth factor-related protein 2-like, whose product MQMKEILIKMAHYRPGDLIFGKVRGYPPWPARIEPPKPGQKIPPNKYPVFFFGTFETAIVQSKDIYPYEKFKEKYGKPQKRRFFNEGLWQIENDHTIQGPSTTNEQSDISEPEESEKEALDEEEEQEELKEIKKKEKEPTKKKEEKKPKVKPPKKRKRVSDSMEPQRSRSGRMIKRKKFSSDSEGEGSEDNEDEKEEENEAEDVETKEKTPESDASSSESESEEKNDESSKEKSEDSEEDEPLAVKKNSRNDKKVKETPKVEKKVVKPKDEEEDEEEKVEKKSTKSKSKKSEALSTAIIECNNVSVSLVKLSDKKCEEAMAPKKSKEKKELSDEKSSKHSVEKEEKSLKTKEDKNSKSKSTEEKVINKISEEKETVKSKSSEDKRSKDDKPPKSKQKREESVGDKDSKEKKHENGIEKPIKKQKSEPMEDTDKKTSKIVEEEEKLKRKVEKKLEEKEKKKKLKYDMKKKEKIEKLKIDSEISMKLSEIDRKIKHSLNYSNLDITTCLEVMNELDNMSLNMAILKKNPNVFLTLRKCRRFKNSEPVKQKAEYLYNKFKIYFSGLEKDGASVSEKENKKLEQSSNEQKQDTEGDSVPKEEEEKLQT is encoded by the coding sequence GAAATTTTGATTAAGATGGCTCATTATAGACCTGGTGATTTAATATTTGGCAAAGTGCGTGGATATCCACCTTGGCCTGCTCGAATTGAACCGCCAAAACCAGGACAGAAAATACCTCCCAACAAATATCCTGTTTTCTTCTTCGGTACTTTTGAAACAGCTATAGTTCAGAGTAAAGACATTTAtccttatgaaaaatttaaagaaaaatatggtaAACCGCAAAAAAGGCGTTTTTTCAATGAAGGTTTATGGCAAATTGAAAATGATCATACAATCCAAGGTCCTTCAACCACTAATGAACAGTCTGATATCAGTGAACCAGAAGAAAGTGAAAAAGAAGCTCTTGATGAAGAAGAGGAACAGGAAGAATTAAAAgagataaagaagaaagaaaaagaacctACCAAgaaaaaagaggagaaaaaacCAAAAGTGAAGCCACCAAAGAAACGTAAGAGAGTTTCTGATAGTATGGAACCTCAGCGTAGCCGTAGTGGGCGAATGATTAAGAGGAAGAAGTTTAGTTCAGATAGTGAAGGTGAAGGTTCAGAGGATAATGAagatgaaaaagaagaagaaaacgaAGCTGAAGATGTTGAAACAAAGGAAAAAACTCCTGAAAGTGATGCATCATCATCAGAGAGtgaatctgaagaaaaaaatgatgaatcaaGCAAAGAGAAATCTGAAGATTCCGAAGAGGATGAACCTTTGGCTGTAAAAAAGAATTCTAGGAATGATAAAAAGGTTAAAGAAACtccaaaagttgaaaaaaaagttgTCAAACCAAAAGATGAGGAAGAGGATGAAGAAgaaaaagttgagaaaaaaagCACCAAATCAAAGTCAAAGAAAAGTGAAGCTTTATCTACAGCTATTATTGAATGCAATAATGTGTCAGTCTCCTTAGTTAAACTCTCTGATAAAAAATGTGAAGAAGCAATGGCACCAAAgaagagtaaagaaaaaaaagaattaagtgaTGAAAAAAGTTCCAAACATAGTgtggaaaaagaagaaaaatctttaaaaacaaaggaagacaaaaattctaaaagtaaatcAACAGAAgagaaagtaattaataaaatatctgaagaaaagGAAACAGTTAAATCTAAATCTTCAGAAGATAAAAGGTCAAAAGACGATAAACCTCCTAAGAGCAAACAAAAGCGAGAAGAATCTGTGGGGGATAAAGATTCAAAAGAGAAAAAGCATGAAAATGGTATTGAAAAGCCAATAAAGAAGCAAAAATCTGAACCGATGGAAGATACGGATAAAAAGACTTCCAAAATAGTCGAAGaggaagaaaaattgaaaagaaaagttgaGAAGAAATTAGAAGagaaggaaaagaagaaaaaactaaaatatgacatgaagaaaaaggaaaaaatagaaaaactgaaaattgattctgaaattagtatgaaattatcagaaatagatagaaaaataaaacacagtTTGAATTATTCCAATCTGGACATTACAACTTGTCTTGAGGTTATGAATGAACTGGATAACATGTCCCTCAACATGGCAATCCTTAAAAAGAACCCAAATGTGTTTCTGACTTTGAGAAAGTGCCGTAGATTTAAGAACAGTGAACCTGTCAAACAAAAGGCAGAATATttgtacaataaatttaaaatctattttagtgGCTTAGAGAAGGATGGTGCAAGTGTatcagaaaaggaaaataaaaaacttGAGCAATCTTCCAATGAACAAAAACAAGATACAGAAGGTGACAGTGTTCCCAAAGAGGAGGAAGAAAAACTGCAAACATGA